The Streptomyces sp. JB150 genomic interval CGGCGCCTTCTACTACGGCCTGACCCGCACCCTCGTCGACGAGGACCGTCCGGTGTGGTCACGCATGTCCTTCTCGGTCGCGGAGGCCAATCTCCACGCCGCGGCCCGGCACGGGATCGACGCCCAGCTGTACTGGCCCGGCATGGGGGAGGTCCCGGTGACGGAGCTGGTGCTGCGCCGCCTGCTGCCCCTCGCGCACCGCGGGCTCGAACAGTTCGGGATGGACACCGCCTGGCGGGAACCGCTGCTCGGCATCATCGAGCAGCGGTGCGTCAACGGCCGCAACGGAGCGCTGTGGCAGTCGGAGATGTTCCACCACATCCAGGACATCGACCACACCGGCCGGCACGAGGCACTGCGGCGGATGACCGGGCAGTACATCGACTACATGCACCTCAACGCCCCCGCCCACACCTGGCCGGTCGACTGACGATCCGCCGTGCGGCCGCCCCTGCCTGTCTGCCGGCCGCGGATGCCGTGACCGGCCGGTCACGGGTCGCTTCGGTCACTTCCGCCAGAAGAGGTGGTGCGTCACGCCGCTCGGGCTGGGCACCACGTCGAGGTGGAACCGGTCGAGCAGTTCATCGGGGGAGTCCCAGAGCCGAAGACCGGAGCCGAGTTCCACCGGTGAGACCGCCACATGCATGGTGTCGACGAGGCCGGCGTCGAGGAACTGCCGGATGGTGGTGACGCCACCGCCGAGCCGGACGTCCTTGCCCTGAGCCGCCTCCCGCGCCTGCTCGAGAACCGACGCCGGATCGCCGGCGACGAAGTGGAACGTGGTGTCGGAGAGCGTGAACGAGGGACGCTCGTGGTGGGTCATGACGAACACGGGGGTGTGGAAGGGCGGTTCGTCACCCCACCAGCCGCGCCACTCGTGATCTTCCCAGGGCCCACGCTGGGGCCCGAACTTGTTGCGGCCCATGATCTCGGCTCCGATGTTGCGCGCGTAGTCCCGGGTCAGGTAGTCGTCGAGTCCTCTGCTGCCCCCGGGGTCGGTGCGCATGGGCCAGCTGGCCGTGGCACCGGCCCACGCGAACAGTCTCGCGGGATCGACGTCGTGACCGAAGGGATTCTCGAAGGTCTGGTCCTCGCCGGCGCCGATGCCGTCACGCGAGACGTTGAAGTTCTGGACTCTCAGTAGCTGGGCCACCCGCTTGCCTCCTGCGTCGTCGATGGGGCTGGATCCGTGTGATGCGGCCCCATGGGGTGCTCATGGTCAGGGTCGGCGATGAAGCCGTCGAGGGAACATGTCCCCGGATGGGGGAGCCCCGCTCATGCCTGCGTCTCGGCGGTGAAGAAGTCGGTCAGGACGGGAGCGAGGAGCTGGGGGTCGATGTCGTGCTGCTGTCCCGGGAAGACGCGCAGGGAGAAGTTGCCTGCCGACGCGGCGAGTTCCCGGGCGCCGGTGAGCATGTGCGGTGCGCCGGCGTCCCCGCTGCCGACGAGGACGGGGATCGTCACGGACCGCCAGCGGTCGACGGGCAGGGGACGGCCGGACATGGTGTCGCCCATGACCCGGCCGTCGTAGGGCAGGGTGCGGGCCGTGGCCTCCATGGCGGCCCAGAACGGGGCCTGCCGCATACCGCTGACCGCCTCGGGCGGCATGCCCACCGCGGCCGTCATGAAGTAGGCCACGGCATCGCCGTACGCGCCCCGCGCTATGAGTTCGTCGAGGTGAGCGACGTAGTCGGCCGGCAGCGGCGGACGCCCGGCATCGGTGATGAAGGGCGGTTCGTACAGGGCGAGTCGGGTCACGGCGCTGCCCCGGGCGGTGGCCTCCAGTGCCAGTACGGCGCCGGAGGACATACCGAAGACCATGGCCTCGCCGCCCGCGTGCTTGATCAGCGCGTCGAGGTCCTCGACCTCGCGCTGGACGTCGTAGGCCGGAGCGTCCCCGCTGTCACCCCGCCCACGACGGTCGTAGGTGATCACCGTGAAGCGATCGGCGAGCAGGCCTGCCAGCCCGGCGAAGGCGCCACGGGTCATGAACGCACCGCCGACGAGCACCACGGCCGGGCCCGCGCCCTGCTGTGCGTAGGCGATGACCGTGCCGTCGGCCGAAAACACCTTTTCCATGGGATACCGCTCACCTTTCTCGCAGCGCACACCGGGACCTGCACCCGTGCCTGATGGGACACGATACGTGCCGTGTCGTCTTGCCCGCACACACTGCCCGCAGGAGCGTGTCCGTGTCAACACGCCACGTGTCGTGTCGTCGTGTTAGTCTTGCGCGCTGTGACCAAGCCCCCGAACCCACAGCGGCGCAGCCGGAAGAGCCATGACGCGATCCTCGCGGCGGCGCTCGAACTGTGCGGCGAAGAGGGGTACGGCCGGGTGACGATCGAAGGCATCGCGGCCCGCGCAGGCGTCAGCAAGAAGACGATCTACCGGTGGTGGCCGTCCAAAGGCGCCGTCGTCCTCGAAGCTCTCCACGAGGCGGCCGACACCACGGCCTCCCACCCCGACACCGGTGACCTCGCCACCGACATGCGCACCCAGCTGGCCGCCGTCATCGACTACCTCTCCCCACCGTCGCACGCCCCGCTCGCAGGCCTGATCGCCGACGCTCTCGGTGACCCGGAACTCGCCGAACGCGTGCGTGAGCGTCTGATCCGGCCGCGTATCGAGGAATTCGAGCAGCGTATGCGGCGTGCTCAAGAACAGGGCCAGCTCCACCCGGACGCCGACCTGGACGTCGCCCTCGATCTGTTCTACGGCCCGCTGTACCACCGCCTGGTCTTCCATCTGGGCCCGCCGGAGCCCGAGTATCTCGGCACCTTGATCGACCACGTCATCCGCGCGCTCACCCCGGGCGGGAGTGGCGCGACCTGAGCGGACGGAAGCAGCCGTCCGCCTCCGTGCTCGGCGGCGGCCACCGCCGCGTCGGCGGCCAGACCCATGGCGTCGAAGGCCAACGAGTGCGCCCGGCCGGCCCGGGGTGCTTTCCCGGTCGGACCGTCAGACGCGCAGCTCCACCGACAGGTGCGCCGACAGCGCGCCGAGGAAGTCGGGTGCGTCGAAGATCTCGCCGGCGGACGCGACTCCGGTCGTCTTGGTGCGGCCCGTGAGGACCCGGTCGACTGCCTCGACGGCGAGCGGCGCGGTGACGGCGTAGATGTCCCGCCCCCGGGCCACGGCGCGCCGTTCCCGGCCGCCGGAGCGCACGACGACGTCGACCACGAACGTCTGCGCGGACCGCCCGCGCTCGTCGGCCTCCGCCGGCGCCGGGGTGTCCGGGGCGGAGACGTCCCTGGCCGCCTCCACCGTCATATGGGTGCGCACGTCGGGGATGGACAGATGGCTCGGCACGGTGACGACGTCCGCCATGGTGAACTCCCCGACGACGTCCCGGCGGCCCATCGGGTCCGGGAAGGACCACGGCACCGTCGGCAGGTCGTCCCGGTGGTACTCCAGCCGCCCGTTCCGGTAGCGGACGCGCCGGTCGCCGCGCCGCTGCCGGGAGACCGCGCCCGCGGCCCGCGTCCCGGCGGTGGGATGCCAGCCGCTCAGCCCGTAGGCGATGTGCGCCTCGTCGGCCGCCGTCCAGTCGCCCATGGCCGCGGTGGTCAGCAGGTCGCCGAGACCGCCGTAGAACGCCATCGCCGGGACGATCACCGCTCCCGCGGCGCGGGCGCGGTCCGCGAAGTGGGTGAACGTGTCGGCGTTTGCCTCGATCTCGGCCGCGACGTCCACGTACGGGATGCTCGCGCGCAGGGCCGCCTCGATCACCGGGGCGGCCGTCGTGGCGAAGGGCCCGGCACAGTTGATCACGGCCGCCGAGCCGGCCAGCGCGCGGTCGAGCGACTCCGGGTCGTCGACCGACGCGGGACGGACCTCCAGCCCCGGGTGCGACGCGGCCAGCGCCCGCAGCTTGCCGGCGTCACGGCCGGAGAGCACCGGGACGAACCCTCGCTCCCGCAGCTCGGCAACGACGAACCGCCCCGTGTGGCCGTACGCCCCGAACACCGCCACCGTCTGCCCCGGCCCCATGTGCCCCTGCGCCATGTGTTCCGGCTCCATGATGTCTCCCCGTTCCGTCGTCCCCGTGCGATCACTCCCGGACATCCTTTCCGCCGCCGGTGATCTCCGCGAGTGTCCGGAACGACGTGACCCATACAATTCCGGACATGGACACTGTCGCCCTCGCGGTCACCGACGGGATGCTGCACTTCGAACTGTCGCTGGCGCACGAGGTGTTCGCCTCGGCTCCCGAGGGCATCACCGGACCCTGGTACGACGTCGCCGTCTGCGGCCCGGACCCGGTGCGCGTCGAGCGGTTCCAGCTGGTGCCGGACCACGGACTCGACCGTCTCCCGCTCGCCGGCACGGTGATCGTCCCCGGCTGGGCCGACGTCGACCGGGAACCGCCCGCCGACCTGGTCGACGCGGTGCGCGCCGCCCACGACGCGGGCGCGCGGGTGGCCTCCCTGTGCACCGGCGCGTTCGTGCTGGCGGCCGCCGGCCTGCTGGACGGAAGGACCGCGACCACCCACTGGGCCCACACCCGCGCCCTCGCCGAGCGCTACCCCCGGGTGCGCGTCGACCCGGACGTGCTCTACGTCGACAACGGCAGCGTCCTCACCTCCGCCGGCAAGGCGGCCGCCATGGACCTGTGCCTGCACCTCGTCCGCCTCGACCGCGGCTCGGCCACCGCCAACGCCGTCGCGCGCCGCCTGGTCGTCCCACCGCACCGCGACGGCGGCCAGGCCCAGTTCGTCACCGCCCCCGTGCCCGCCCCCGGCCGCCACCCGCTCGCCGCCCTGCTCCCCTGGGCGATCGAACGGCTCGACCAGCCGCTGACCGTCGAGGACCTGGCCCGTCAGGC includes:
- a CDS encoding dihydrofolate reductase family protein, which translates into the protein MAQLLRVQNFNVSRDGIGAGEDQTFENPFGHDVDPARLFAWAGATASWPMRTDPGGSRGLDDYLTRDYARNIGAEIMGRNKFGPQRGPWEDHEWRGWWGDEPPFHTPVFVMTHHERPSFTLSDTTFHFVAGDPASVLEQAREAAQGKDVRLGGGVTTIRQFLDAGLVDTMHVAVSPVELGSGLRLWDSPDELLDRFHLDVVPSPSGVTHHLFWRK
- a CDS encoding alpha/beta hydrolase, translating into MEKVFSADGTVIAYAQQGAGPAVVLVGGAFMTRGAFAGLAGLLADRFTVITYDRRGRGDSGDAPAYDVQREVEDLDALIKHAGGEAMVFGMSSGAVLALEATARGSAVTRLALYEPPFITDAGRPPLPADYVAHLDELIARGAYGDAVAYFMTAAVGMPPEAVSGMRQAPFWAAMEATARTLPYDGRVMGDTMSGRPLPVDRWRSVTIPVLVGSGDAGAPHMLTGARELAASAGNFSLRVFPGQQHDIDPQLLAPVLTDFFTAETQA
- a CDS encoding TetR/AcrR family transcriptional regulator produces the protein MTKPPNPQRRSRKSHDAILAAALELCGEEGYGRVTIEGIAARAGVSKKTIYRWWPSKGAVVLEALHEAADTTASHPDTGDLATDMRTQLAAVIDYLSPPSHAPLAGLIADALGDPELAERVRERLIRPRIEEFEQRMRRAQEQGQLHPDADLDVALDLFYGPLYHRLVFHLGPPEPEYLGTLIDHVIRALTPGGSGAT
- a CDS encoding saccharopine dehydrogenase NADP-binding domain-containing protein, which codes for MGPGQTVAVFGAYGHTGRFVVAELRERGFVPVLSGRDAGKLRALAASHPGLEVRPASVDDPESLDRALAGSAAVINCAGPFATTAAPVIEAALRASIPYVDVAAEIEANADTFTHFADRARAAGAVIVPAMAFYGGLGDLLTTAAMGDWTAADEAHIAYGLSGWHPTAGTRAAGAVSRQRRGDRRVRYRNGRLEYHRDDLPTVPWSFPDPMGRRDVVGEFTMADVVTVPSHLSIPDVRTHMTVEAARDVSAPDTPAPAEADERGRSAQTFVVDVVVRSGGRERRAVARGRDIYAVTAPLAVEAVDRVLTGRTKTTGVASAGEIFDAPDFLGALSAHLSVELRV
- a CDS encoding helix-turn-helix domain-containing protein → MDTVALAVTDGMLHFELSLAHEVFASAPEGITGPWYDVAVCGPDPVRVERFQLVPDHGLDRLPLAGTVIVPGWADVDREPPADLVDAVRAAHDAGARVASLCTGAFVLAAAGLLDGRTATTHWAHTRALAERYPRVRVDPDVLYVDNGSVLTSAGKAAAMDLCLHLVRLDRGSATANAVARRLVVPPHRDGGQAQFVTAPVPAPGRHPLAALLPWAIERLDQPLTVEDLARQAGMSTRHLGRHFRTVTGTTPLQWLLTQRIRYAQELLETTDDSVETIAAATGMGTATTLRRHFGRTVGVPPDTYRRTFRARTRQESAGPDGTAPTG